The following proteins are encoded in a genomic region of Nonomuraea muscovyensis:
- a CDS encoding polynucleotide kinase-phosphatase: protein MIRVPELSLVVLVGVSGSGKSTFAARHFKPTQIISSDYCRGLVSDDETDQSATPAAFDLLHHIVGVRLSRGLLTVVDATNVQYPARKALIDLARSHDVLADAIVLDVPEEVAIERNATRPDRDFGAGVVVRQRKELRRSLSKISKDGFRRVHVLRGLDEIDAAVVGFERAWTDKRELSGPFDIIGDVHGCRAELESLLERLGWQGVRHPEGRTAVFVGDLVDRGPDTPGVLRLVMDMVEAGTAICVAGNHEQKLVRALNGRKVKVAHGLQESLDQLAAEPPEFTARARAFMDGLISHYQLDGGRLVVAHAGLKEAFHGRASGRVRAFALYGETTGETDEYGLPVRYPWADDYRGRAMVVYGHTPTVRPEWVNNTICLDTGCVFGGHLTALRYPERELVQVQAEKVWYEPAKPLGGGPGSGREPGMLDIDDVRGTRHVETRFGTRVKVVEENAAAALEVMTRFAVDPRWLVYLPPTMAPPETSALDGYLEHPHEAFEEFAAAGVSEVVCEEKHMGSRAVAVLARTPEVARERFGVADGSTGSVYTRTGRPFFDDTAPLVDRLREACEPLWAELGSDWVVLDCELLPWSAKAGELIRSQYASVGAAARTALPEAVSALETAAGRGLDVGGLLDRTRRRSANAALFRDAYARYCWPVDGLEGVRLAPFQILACEGRTTALEPHAWHLSALSRLDSPLITPTRHVFVSLDSARSRAEAVDWWESLTAAGGEGMVVKPAGYVPGRVQPGVKVRGREYLRIIYGPDYTESLDVLRRRFLGKKRSMALREYALGLEALSRLTDGEPGWRVHEPVFAVLALESEPVDPRL, encoded by the coding sequence GTGATCAGGGTTCCTGAGCTGTCCCTCGTGGTGCTCGTCGGCGTCTCGGGCAGCGGGAAGTCGACGTTCGCCGCCCGGCACTTCAAGCCGACGCAGATCATCTCGTCCGACTACTGCCGCGGCCTGGTCTCCGACGACGAGACCGACCAGTCGGCCACGCCCGCGGCGTTCGACCTGCTGCACCACATCGTCGGGGTCCGCCTGTCGCGCGGCCTGCTGACCGTCGTGGACGCCACGAACGTGCAGTACCCCGCCCGCAAGGCGCTGATCGACCTGGCCAGGAGCCACGACGTGCTGGCCGATGCGATCGTGCTCGACGTGCCGGAGGAGGTGGCGATCGAGCGCAACGCCACCCGGCCCGACCGCGACTTCGGCGCGGGCGTGGTGGTCCGGCAGCGCAAGGAACTGCGCCGGTCGCTGTCGAAGATCTCCAAGGACGGCTTCCGCCGGGTGCACGTGCTGCGCGGCCTCGACGAGATCGACGCCGCCGTCGTCGGGTTCGAGCGGGCGTGGACCGACAAGCGGGAGCTGAGCGGCCCGTTCGACATCATCGGCGACGTGCACGGCTGCCGTGCCGAGTTGGAGTCGCTGCTGGAGCGGCTCGGCTGGCAGGGCGTGCGGCACCCCGAGGGGCGCACGGCGGTGTTCGTCGGCGACCTGGTGGACCGGGGCCCGGACACGCCGGGCGTGCTGCGCCTGGTCATGGACATGGTCGAGGCCGGCACCGCGATCTGCGTGGCGGGCAACCACGAGCAGAAGCTGGTCCGCGCGCTGAACGGCCGCAAGGTCAAGGTGGCGCACGGCCTGCAGGAGTCGCTCGACCAGCTCGCGGCCGAGCCGCCGGAGTTCACCGCGCGGGCGCGGGCGTTCATGGACGGGCTGATCAGCCACTACCAGCTCGACGGCGGCCGGCTCGTCGTCGCGCACGCGGGGCTGAAGGAGGCGTTCCACGGCCGCGCCTCCGGCCGGGTCCGCGCGTTCGCCCTGTACGGCGAGACGACCGGCGAGACCGACGAGTACGGCCTGCCGGTGCGCTACCCGTGGGCCGACGACTACCGGGGCCGTGCCATGGTCGTCTACGGCCACACCCCCACGGTCCGTCCCGAATGGGTCAACAACACCATCTGCCTCGACACCGGCTGCGTCTTCGGCGGCCACCTGACGGCGCTGCGCTACCCCGAGCGCGAGCTGGTCCAGGTGCAGGCCGAGAAGGTCTGGTACGAGCCGGCCAAACCCCTCGGCGGCGGTCCCGGCTCCGGCCGCGAGCCGGGCATGCTGGACATCGACGACGTGCGGGGCACCCGGCACGTGGAGACGCGGTTCGGCACCCGGGTCAAGGTCGTGGAGGAGAACGCCGCCGCCGCGCTGGAGGTGATGACCCGGTTCGCGGTGGACCCGCGCTGGCTGGTCTACCTGCCGCCGACGATGGCGCCGCCGGAGACGTCTGCGCTCGACGGTTACCTGGAGCACCCGCACGAGGCGTTCGAGGAGTTCGCCGCCGCCGGGGTGAGCGAGGTCGTGTGCGAGGAGAAGCACATGGGCTCGCGGGCCGTGGCCGTGCTGGCCCGTACCCCGGAGGTGGCGCGGGAGCGGTTCGGCGTCGCCGACGGCAGCACGGGCAGCGTCTACACGCGCACGGGGCGGCCGTTCTTCGACGACACGGCGCCGTTGGTGGACCGGCTGCGGGAGGCGTGCGAGCCGCTGTGGGCCGAGCTGGGGTCGGACTGGGTGGTGCTCGACTGCGAGCTGCTGCCCTGGTCGGCCAAGGCCGGTGAGCTGATCCGCAGCCAGTACGCCTCGGTGGGCGCCGCGGCGCGGACGGCGCTGCCGGAGGCCGTGTCGGCGCTGGAGACGGCGGCCGGGCGCGGCCTGGATGTGGGCGGACTGCTCGACCGCACCCGGCGCCGTTCCGCGAACGCTGCCCTGTTCCGCGACGCTTACGCGCGCTACTGCTGGCCGGTGGACGGGCTGGAGGGGGTGCGGCTGGCGCCGTTCCAGATCCTGGCCTGCGAGGGCCGCACCACGGCGCTGGAGCCGCACGCCTGGCACCTGTCGGCGCTCTCGCGGCTCGACTCGCCGCTGATCACGCCGACGCGGCACGTGTTCGTGTCGCTGGACTCCGCCCGGTCGCGGGCGGAGGCGGTGGACTGGTGGGAGTCGCTGACGGCCGCCGGGGGCGAGGGCATGGTGGTCAAGCCGGCCGGGTACGTGCCGGGCCGGGTCCAGCCGGGCGTCAAGGTGCGCGGGCGGGAGTACCTGCGCATCATCTACGGGCCCGACTACACCGAGTCGCTGGACGTGCTGCGCCGGCGTTTCCTGGGCAAGAAGCGGTCGATGGCGCTGCGGGAGTACGCGCTGGGTCTGGAGGCGCTGTCCCGCCTCACCGACGGGGAGCCGGGCTGGCGGGTGCACGAGCCGGTATTCGCCGTCCTCGCCCTGGAGTCGGAGCCGGTGGACCCGCGGCTCTAG
- a CDS encoding DUF732 domain-containing protein — MRLHRYRPRTAEPGPPEVPPRRRGLMTAALVTAGIAAAVAGAAGVAGRVPGDVLSSSGGSVSGSVGESVGGVPGSLTHGEARAEPPAPGQRVEFLARLGLIAPWLAAEKDRSLIRARATCDDIRRGRPDGQLVSDAQERFTDVTAGQAAEIVEAVRRWCAP; from the coding sequence ATGCGTCTTCACCGGTACCGGCCCCGCACCGCCGAGCCCGGTCCGCCGGAGGTCCCGCCGCGCCGGCGGGGCCTGATGACGGCGGCGCTCGTCACGGCGGGCATCGCGGCCGCCGTCGCGGGGGCCGCCGGGGTGGCCGGCCGAGTCCCCGGCGACGTGCTGTCGTCGAGCGGCGGCTCCGTCAGCGGCTCCGTCGGCGAGTCCGTCGGCGGTGTCCCCGGCTCGCTGACCCACGGCGAAGCCCGGGCGGAGCCGCCCGCGCCCGGGCAGCGGGTGGAGTTCCTGGCCCGGCTCGGCCTGATCGCCCCCTGGCTGGCGGCCGAGAAGGACCGCTCGCTGATCCGCGCCCGTGCCACCTGCGACGACATCCGCCGGGGCAGGCCGGACGGCCAGCTCGTCAGCGACGCCCAGGAGCGCTTCACCGACGTCACCGCCGGCCAGGCCGCCGAGATCGTCGAAGCCGTCAGGCGCTGGTGCGCGCCCTGA
- a CDS encoding iron chelate uptake ABC transporter family permease subunit, translating to MISTVRPIRTPPPGISRTGHPETAPRPAPYGAPRCTRAWPPPLVSALAGSFLVLASDLAARRLIPDVELPVGVVTGVLGAPLLLWLLARSRPPR from the coding sequence ATGATCAGCACCGTACGCCCCATCCGTACCCCGCCACCCGGCATTTCCCGAACCGGACACCCGGAAACGGCACCCCGGCCCGCCCCCTATGGCGCGCCGCGCTGCACCAGGGCCTGGCCGCCGCCGCTCGTCTCCGCGCTGGCCGGGTCGTTCCTCGTGCTGGCGAGCGACCTGGCCGCCCGGCGGCTGATCCCGGACGTGGAACTGCCGGTCGGCGTGGTCACCGGGGTGCTCGGGGCGCCACTGCTGCTGTGGCTGCTGGCCCGCTCCCGGCCGCCACGCTGA